AGGAGGTGCCTCATCAACTATTGTTTATGCCGCATTTCCACTTCTGTGGGAAAAGGGTTACCTCCcaaaacaaggttagtttctctGAAACACCTAGTTGCCTACTATTGCCCAAGGTTTATATGCCTAAGGGCCACAAAACCTACATGACTAAATGTAGGTATCTACTGCTTAATTGTATCATGTATTTTCCAATTATCCTCAAACTTAGGCAGCTATCTTTTTACTGTTTTATTAGAATCTCAACTAGAAGAGCCAGTAGTAGAGCTGTCACCACTCAAAGTGAAAGACCTTCCAATGATGAACTCTTGTGACCCACAGAGATATTATCAATTTATAACCGAAATGGTAAATGAAATGAAGAACTCAGATGGAATTATTTTCAATACTTCTGAAGATCTTGAAGAACAAGCACTAATTACAATCCGACAAGAATTTCACATCCCAATTTTCCCAATAGGCCCATTTCACAAATGGTTCCCAACCTCCTCCTCAAATAGTTTATTATCAGAGGATGATAGTTGCATTTCATGGCTAAACACTAAAGCACCAAAATCTGTTGTCTACGTCAGCTTTGGGAGCATTGCTGCAATAAATGAAGCTCAATTTTTGGAAATAGCTTGGGGACTAGCCAACACCAATCAGCCCTTCTTATGGGTGGTTCGACCTGGATTAATCCAAGGCTCTGAATGGCTCGAAAAATTACCACAAGGGTACCTGGAGGCTTTAAATGAGAAGGGTCACACTGTGAAATGGGCACCACAGAAAAAGGTGCTGGCTCATCCAGCTGTGGGACTGTTCTGGACTCACAATGGGTGGAATTCAACTTTGGAGAGTATATCTGAGGGGGTGCCTATGGTCTGTATGCCAAATTTCACCGATCAAATGGTAAATGCAAGATATGTAACTGATGTTTGGAGAGTTGGGTTGCAGTTAGAGAACGGGATCGAGAGAGGCGAAATTGAAAAAACAATTCGAGAACTAATAgcagagaaagaaggagaagagatcAAAGACAACATGTCAAAGCTTAAGGAGAAGACAAATCTTTCGCTCAGAGAAGGTGGCTCTTCATACCAATCTTTGAATGGCTTGGTTAACCATATTTTATCATTATAAAGTCACTGACTGATCAAAGTGTGTCTGTAGCATATCATCTATAGGCCAAACAGATAAAACAGAAGAAAAGTATAATACATCAAACTGTGGTTAGATCTACTCcagtatttatatgtaattctaTCAAGTTTATAAAGCTTACTGTTCTAATTCAGGTCTCATCATTTACTTTCGTCAGCTTGTTCAGAGGAACAAGCACATGAGTGACAAGTGGGACGTAA
This portion of the Rosa chinensis cultivar Old Blush chromosome 1, RchiOBHm-V2, whole genome shotgun sequence genome encodes:
- the LOC112182878 gene encoding UDP-glycosyltransferase 76F1-like yields the protein MEQIKKGQRLIFFPLPFQGHINPMLELANVLYFRGFSITIIHTNFNSLNPSTHPHFTFHSIPDGLSETETSTNNPLLLLSCLNAHCCDPFRNCLANLLSDDGSEEPIACLITDPLFDFTRSVAKSLKLPRMLLRTGGASSTIVYAAFPLLWEKGYLPKQESQLEEPVVELSPLKVKDLPMMNSCDPQRYYQFITEMVNEMKNSDGIIFNTSEDLEEQALITIRQEFHIPIFPIGPFHKWFPTSSSNSLLSEDDSCISWLNTKAPKSVVYVSFGSIAAINEAQFLEIAWGLANTNQPFLWVVRPGLIQGSEWLEKLPQGYLEALNEKGHTVKWAPQKKVLAHPAVGLFWTHNGWNSTLESISEGVPMVCMPNFTDQMVNARYVTDVWRVGLQLENGIERGEIEKTIRELIAEKEGEEIKDNMSKLKEKTNLSLREGGSSYQSLNGLVNHILSL